The nucleotide window TGTGATGGTAATGAGGATCTGGTAATCACCCGCCGTGGTCGCCATACCGGAAATAATGCCGTTGGCATAACTGAGGCCATCTGGCAGTCCACTGACGGTGACTGTGCCGCCATTGCTACCGAGCACCGAGTAGCTGAACGGACCACCGACCATTGCTGTCGCCGTCATATCAGCCACATGCGCCGGAGGAGCCTGCGGAACATTCTCAGGATAGAGACGCTCGATGGGGATAATCTGCTTCGGCTGACTGGCGCTCATCCAGTACAGTTGGGCGCGAGCATTGCCGGTGCTCTCGTAGTAGTCGAGTTGGATGTCATAGCGAGTGCCACCGACGACGGGGAGGCGCACATAGCGCTCATTGCCCATGGAGGACCATTCTTTGAGCGGTTTGTTGACGATTTCGAGGCTGATGTTGCCGACGCTGTTGTTGGCATTGCGGCCAGCGTAATGCGTCAGCGCCATGGCTGTAGTCTGGGAGGCGGGGACAGTCGTAACACCAGGTGCCATGAAGAGCATGGAACTCGTGGAGTTGCTGAGGCCTGTAGCATAGCCCACGGTGAAGGTCGTGCCCGTGTGGGCCGTGATGGTCTTGTAGGTGTAGATTTCATTCGTCAAATTGCCTCCAGTCGGATCAAGCACCACCTGCATGCCGGTGGTGAGCGTATTCGCAGGAAGTCCCGCTGCCGTATAATCCACCACAGTCACCCCATCGGCACTGTTGTAAGTGTAGGTAGCGTTTCCTGCTGGGAAGACGGAGGCGACGACGATGTCGCGGTTGTCCGTCACATTGATCGTAGCCGTTCCTGCCGTCTCGGAGGCAAAGGTATTGATGCCAAAGCTCACCGCGAAGGTGTTCGTGGTCGGCGCGGGGCTGGCGAGGATCGTGTAGCGTAGGTTGGCCAGGGTGTTGGCCGTGCCACTGGTGGGATCCAGTTCCACGATTTGGCCCGCAGCATAGCCACCAGGTGTGACGGTGGTCTGGGCACTATAGTTCACCGTCGCCACTCCCGTAGCCGCGTCATAAGTGTAAGTATTGGCCGTAGTCTGGTTCAAATTCCCACTGGCAGGGTCGATGCGGATCGTCTCACCGACGACAAAGCTGCCCGGCTTGATTCGGGCATTCACATAGTTGACCAGGATCGCGCCAGTCGTGCTGTCGTAGTGGTAAGTGCTGCCGTCGTTGTTGGTGCCGGGCAGTGTTTTCATCTCCTGCACCTGACCATTGAGCTTCAGAGTACAGCCATCATCCGCCTGCACGATGAAGGTGTATTCTTCGGTGAACTGTGGCTGCACCTGCCCGTTCCAGCGGATGGAGAAGGTGTCTGGATTGATCAGCGCCACATCCGGCGTGCCCGTGCCCCAGACGCCGTTGTTCTGCTCCGTCACATGATTGAATGTGCCCGTGCGGGCCGGGGAGCCGGAGAAGGTCGTGTTGGTATAAATGAGGTTATAAACTCCGGTCGTGGTGCTGGCAGAGTTGTTCAGCACGAAACCACTACCCGTCACGTTGTTCGTTGGGTGCAGGAAGGCCGTGAGCGTAGTGTTGGCCTGCGTGGTGACGCCTGTGGCCGTACTCAGCAGGATCATGCCGGGTCCGATGGCAGAAATGGTGGCATTTGTCGGCAATCCCAAGCCCGTGATCGACATACCCGTCGCTAGACCGTCGATAGAGGGCACCAATACCGTCTGGCTGCCTGCCGTAGTGGACGCACCCGCGATGGAGACAGGGATGCCACCGAGGCGGCAGGTCAAATCCGTGCTGGTCTGTGCGGTGACACCCGTGCCAGTGGTGATCGTGATCGTCGTGGTGCCGATGGCGGTGATAAATTCATTCGCTGGCAGACCTGTGCCTGTAACCGACATTCCTACATATAGTCCCACGACCGAGGGGACTGTTACCGTAGCGCTACCGGCTGTTGTCGTCGCTCCTGTCAGCGTCACTGTCGTCTGAGGGATGGGCACCGTAAAAGTCGTGGTGCCATTGACTGCCGAAATCTGAAGCGTGCCATTATGCGTGGAGGTAGCTCCGGGCCTGAAAAGTGGCCCAGAGGAGAAGGAAAGCCCAACATTGTTACCGACCGCCAGAGAGTGCCCGCCTGTCGGGGTGATCACCACGTTCCCGGAGGTGTAGCTGTAGCTCATCGCCTGCGTGTGCGTGAACTGGTTTGCCTGCGGTATGTTGACAAAAGTACCCCCATCCATGTTCCACTGGAGGCGGCAGCGGGCACTTCCGGTCGTCTCCACCATCTCCACCCGCATCTTATAGCGCTGCGCTGGGCTGCCAGGAATGGCCAGTGCATAGGGCGAACCGGAAGGCGTCGCTTTGAAAGTGCCGATGACCTCGTCATCTGCCACACCGTCCTCCGGTGCCCCCGTGGCAACGGTGTCCCATCCGTGCTCCACCACCTGCTCACCAGGCAGATCGAAGGAGCCGTTCAAATTCAAGTCGATGAGCACCCGCGCCTTGTCATCCGCGTCGAGCTGGAAGCGGTAGTTCCCTGCCGTTGTCGGATTCAGATATGTCTCAAAGGTCGTGGAGTAGTTCTCCGGCACATTCATGTGCGAGATCGTCCCCGCGTTCGGCGTGCCGTAGATCCAGTCATTGTTCACCACCTCCAGGCGCTCGATCAGGCCAGGATGAATTGGCTGGATACTGAAGTAGCACGTACTGGTGCTATTCGTCGGCAGTCCAGCTCCAGGCGGTAGTGCGATGGTGAAGGTGGCTGCCGTTTTCGCCATCACGAGGAAGTTCTGGTGATTGTACACCGCTGTATTGAGATTCCCGCCATTAAAGGAGAACTTCACTTGCGTGGTATTCGGCGTCAGCGCCGCCAAGAGCGTTGCTAACCGGGTGGGCGACACGCCGGTCGGCGTGATGACCGCCGTGCCCGTGAAATTCGGAGTCGAGCCTGCCCGCGTGAACTGATAGTTCCCGTAGTCCCCAAAGTTCGCGGCATGAACATAAGTGCTGCTCGAGTGATCATAATAGCGTGCTGTCAGCCCCGTGCCGCTCACCGCCGTGGTATTGCCGATAATTACGGTCGCCGTGTTCTTCGCGGGGTCGATCACGGGGGGCACATAGGCACCTGCAGTGGCTGTCGTCAGCGTCGCAGTCACCGACTCACTGCCCTCCACCGAGCTATCAGCGATGGGATTGATGAATACCTGCTTGGATTTTTCTCCAGAGCCAAAAATCAGGGCCGTGCCCGGTGCCGTGTAGTCTGCTGCGCTGGTGGCCGTGCCGCTGAGGGAAAAATTCACCGTAGCCGGGATCAATGCCCGTGTGCGTGTCACGGTGAATTGGCCGCTCTGAGGGCCATCTTCGGATGCCTGCGTCACCGTGCTGGTGATGCTCACCTTATCCTCCACCGATACCTCTGCCAGCAGCTCATCCGCGTCCGACACACCATCAGCATCGGAGTCGGCAGAATCAGGATTGAGCCCCGTGTGCAGTTCCACCCAGTTCGAGGCTCCATCCGTATCCGAGTCCACCTCTGTCACCTTCAGCTTATAGAAGCGCTTTGTCCCAGCCGCCTTGTTCACCGTCACAAAGGTCGGCGTCCCAGTCGGACTGTCCACCGCAGGCACATAAAAGGCCACTTCGGGGCTTTGAAGCACTCCATTGATCGAGGTGATATTCTCCACCGTCGTGTAAGGACCGGTCAGCAGCGTATCGCTCACGACCTCGTATTTTTTGCCACCCTCTGAGTCGAAATGAAAAGTCACCGCCGAAGCAGACACCACCGTATTCCCCACACGCAGACAGTCACCCGGTCTGCGCGGATCGGTGCCAGAGACCGACTCGATCAAGTTTGAGCACCCGTCGCTATCCGTGTCCGCAGTCGGAGACAGGCCCCAGCCATTAAAAATAGCCTGCCACACATCGCAGAGCTGATCTGGCCCACCCTGCCCTGGCCCGGTGGAAAAGGAATCCGTACCCGCCAGCAGAGGACCCGTCACGAGGAGCAATAAGGCTGAGGCAGAGAGGTTGGTCAGACGGCGCAATACGCGAGGTGTCTTCATAGAGTCAATACGATGGGTGAGAGGCAACGGAAAGAACTGGCTTTCAGTAAAAAGCACAGCATGCCGGGGCCGTCATAAATGGACGAATTAGGCGAAGAATAGTCAAAATAGCATCACCCCGTCAATACCTTAGTTTCACGGCCAAAAGCCATCGTTACGCCCTTCATCCCAGCCTTGCCAGACGGGTCATCCTCGCCAAAAAGCAGCCCTCATGCCCCATCCGCGAACCAAAGTCAGCCTCGAAACCCGGCAGGAAATGCTCAAACGAGCAGATGCCGGCGAAAGCTACCATGACCTCGCCGCAGCCTACGGAATCAGCCGCCAGCGTATCCAGATCCTCCACCAGCGTAGCCAGGACCCCATTTGGTGCCTCCCCCCCACCAACATCTCTGAAATCCAGTTTGCCAAACTCTGCGCCGAACTGGAAAAAAACGCCGCCAAACGCCCCAAAAAAGGCTGGAGCCAAGACCACGTCCGCCAGCTCGCCTACCAGCTCTTTCATGTGAACTTAGACATGCGCCACCGCCGTGGCGATCTACGTGTCAATGGCGTCCAAATCGGTGCCCCACTCAAAAAGGACGAGCTCAGCACCATCACCGACCCCGGCTTTCGCAAGTATCTCGCCTCCCCATTGCCGAAACCATCCGCGAGCGAGAAAAAATCTGGTACGAGGCCGAGTTAGAACGCCAAAAGAACTACAAGCCGCGCCTGGGCCGCCCGCGCAAAAATCCCCTGCCCGAGCCCGCTCCCAGCAGCCAAACCACGCCATCCACCGCCCCCGATGAAGACGAAGATGATGGCTTCGACATTGGGAGCATCGAAGACATGGAGCGCAGCGTCGCAGAAACCCGCGCCAAGCTCGCAGCCCAGGGCATCCACCACGGTCCAGGCAGTAGCTTAGGCCCTGCGCTCACCCCCTGGCAGCGCCAGCAGCAGCAATACGGCATCCGCACCGGAAAACACGCCCGCAGCAACCAACAGCAGCAGCAAAAAAAGAAAAAGAAGCGCCGCTGATCCCAGAGTCTAGCTCACCGCACCTGCTCACAAAAATACCTTCACTCGCATCAAAGCGAGTAGCTAGGCCATCGCCGCCCGTGCATGCTCCGCCCCATCATGGGCAAAGAATACAGCACCACTCCTCAAACCGTCCCACACGTGCAGACAGCGCATCGCCGCATCTGCACGCCAGTCCCGCATCCAGACTCCCTCCCGCTGCTGGAGCGTATGCGCCAAGTCGAGCCCATCTCCATGCGCGGCATGCCCCCCATCATTTGGGACAAAGCCCGCGACATCCACATCTACGACAAATACGGCAACCAATGGCTCGACTGGAGCAGCGGCGTCCTTGTCACCAACGCTGGCCACGCCGCCCCAGAGGTTTGTCAGGCCATGATCGAGCAGATCCAGAGCGGCCTCATTCATAACTACGTCTTCCCCAGCGAAGAACGCCTCGAAACCGAAGAAATCATTGCCTCCGTCTCGCCCGACGGGCTCAAAAAAGTCTTCCTCCTCAGCAGCGGCAGCGAGGCCACCGAGTGCGCCATCAAGCTCAGCCGCGCCCACGGCATCAAAGTCGGTGGCAACACCAAAATCGGCATCATCGGCTTTACCCGTGGCTTTCACGGCCGCACCCTCGCCAGCCAGCAAGCAGGCGGCATGGCCGGGCAAAAAGCCTGGATCGTCAACGAAGACCCCGCCATCCTCAATGCCCCCTTCCCTGACGGCTACTGGACCGAGGACACCAGCTTCGATACTTTCCTCAAAACCATCGCTGATCGCAGCCTGAAGCCCGAAAACATCGCTGGCGTCATCATGGAGAGCTACCAAGGCGTCGGCCCCGACTTCGCACCCGTGGACTACGTCCAAAAACTCCGCGCCTGGTGTGATCAACATCAGGTCATCCTCACCTTTGACGAGGTACAAGCCGGATTCGGCCGCACCGGCAAATTCTGGGCCTTTGAGCACTATGGCGTCACGCCAGACCTCATCTGCTGTGGCAAAGGCATCAGCTCCGGCATGCCCATCAGTGCCGTCATCGGCCGCCAGCACATCATGGACCACTTCCCCGCAGGCTCCATGACCAGCACCCACACCGGCAATCCAGTCTGCTGCGCCGCCGCCACCGCCAACATCAAAAAAATCCTCCGGGAAGACCTCACCGGCAATGCAGCCCGCCTCGGCCCCATCCTGCATCAGCGCTGTTTAGCTATCCAGCAGCGCCATCCGCAGCTCATTGGCCACGTCACCTGCGCAGGCTTCGTCGCAGGCCTCCAGACCATCCTCCCCGGCAAAAAAGAGCCCAATCACGACCTCGCCCACCGCATCATCGAGCTCTGCTACCAGCGCGGCCTACTCCTCTTCGCCCCCGTCGGCGCCTGGGGCCAGACCGTCAAGATCTGCCCGCCGCTCACCACCACCGAAGAAGCCCTCCTCGAAGCCTGCGACGTGCTCGACACCGCCGTCGATGATGCCGTCGCCGAGTTATACCCCGGCTGATCGGAGACTAGGCACCCCAGTCATCCTGTCTGGTGGAATCCCAGCAGCAGATTGGCAACAGCATGCAGTCCTGGACTGGACTGAGTGACCGCAGCAACCAGCGCCTCAACGATACCCATACGCCAGTGCCCATAGCACCGGCTCACCTTCCGTCTTCGATTTCATCTCAAAAACCACCTTGTAGGTCCCTGTCTTCGGCGGGTTCACCCGCACCGTGAGGAAGTGTTTAGTCACCTTGGTGTCCATCTGCACCTCCGTGCCTTTTTCATCAAAGACCTTCAGATCCATCGTGACGTCATCCAGCGCTGTCCCTAGCCACAGCGCATACTCATTGCCTTTGAAAAACTGGTGTGAAATCATCAGCTTCTGCCCGCCTTTCACCTCACCATTCCAGTATTCTTCACGCACGATGAAGCCCTCCTTCACAAACGCATCAGCGGCCTCCATCGCGTAGTCATGGCTCTCATCCACCGTGGCGGAAACGGACATAGGCATGCACAGCAGCAACAAAGCCGTCGTGAGCACTCGGATGGGGGAACGGAACAAATTCATGATGATTCGGGTCAAAAAATCTCGCTGTTATTTCTTTGCCATGATCTCGACAAGGAGCCCCTCACAGGTGCTGCTGATGTCACCCACGGCATCCTTGGTGAAGCCATCCACCGCGCCTTCCATCTTGGCCAGCACGGTGCTCAGACCTTTTTGGATCGACTTCACCAGCGCATGCTCGCGGGTAGCGGCAGGCATCTTGGAAATCGTCGCCACAAAGTGCTCCACCAGCATCGGCTGATTCAGCAGTTCCGCACGGTCTGCGGAGAAGTTTTTTCCCACCACCGAGGTCACAGACGCCGTCCCACGCAACCAGCCACCTAGGCTCACGCATTGCGACAGATCCGCATCCTTCATCTCCTCCATCGTATCCTTCACCGTCTTCTGTGTCTGGTCGAATTCACGCCGGATCGCACGCCAGTCGGACTGATCCGCTGCATTGAGAATGCTCTGCGCATGTGGCAGCACCGCTTTGGAAATACCCAGTGCCTTTGACAACGTGATCACATCACGCCCGGCATCCTTCACCGCCTCCTTATCCTCCGCCTGCACAGCGACAAAGCCCTCCGCCACCACCTGGCCGAAGATCAGCGCCAGCTTCGTCCGGTCGCTCGATGTCGGCACCTCTTGGTCGCGAATTTCTTGCTTCCAGTTCGGCTCACCCAGCTTATCCAGCACGGAGAAAACCTCACTCGGCACCGGCACCACCACATCATCCACCACACGGCCTGGGAAGGTCAGTGGGTCAAAGCTCTGCACCGGTTGCGCACCCTGAGGCGCGGCCTGCGCAGCACCAGAAATCAATAAGGCCGCCAGCAAGGCGGGGGACGGCGAGAAAAGGCGTTTCAGGTCACTCATAGCGGTGGGATCAGACGCGGTGAATGAAGCCCTATTCGCAGAGCACCGCAACTTCTTTGACCGCCATCACATACTCGCATCGTTGCGAATCATGGCACGCCATTCATAGAGCAATGCGTGTTTGACAAGCTCCCCTCCACCCGCACTTATCCGCCCGCCATGCCAAAAACCGCCCTCCTCCCTGCCGAAGTCACCGCCATGCTCATCCAGGCCGCCGATGCCATCATCGCCGCAGAGCCCATGCTCTCCGAAGCTGATCGCAATCTCGGTGATGGCGATCACGGCCTCGGCATGCAGCGTGGCTTGACCGCCGCCAAAGAAAAACTCTCCGCTGGCGGCATCGACAGCATCGAAAAAGCCTTTAGCACCACCGGCATGGCCATGATGAGCAGCATGGGCGGTGCCAGCGGCGCCATCTTCGGCACCTTCTTCCGCAATGGCGGCAAAGCACTCGCGGGTCGCCCGCAGCTCGACGCCGCAGGACTCGCCGCTTTCTTCCAAGCAGGCGTCGATGGTGTGAAGCAGCGTGGCGGAGCCGCCGTCGGCGATAAAACCTGCGTCGATGCCATGGAGCCCGCCGCCGTCCGTGCCAATGAGGTCGCTCAGAGCTCTCTCGCCGATGCCATCACCGCCATCGCCGCCGCTGCCGAATCTGGCAAAGAAGCCAGCAAAGCCATGATCGCGAAATTTGGCCGTGCCAAGACTCTCGGCGAGGCCTGCATCGGCCATCCAGACGCAGGTGCATGCTCCGTCGTCGTCATCATCGACGCCATGCGTGACTACATCCTCGCCTGAGTGAAAACGGAGCACACTGGCGCTTGAATCCAGCCGCATGTGCCGGGAATCTCTGCCCGCCATGCAACCCTACACCTCGCCGCAAGTAGCCAGAACCATTGTTTTTGTGGAGCGATGTGTGGCTACAAACTTACTTAGTGACGTTCAGCCATTTCGAGTCAGGCACGAGCAAGTCATAATGCGGCGTTGAGCTTCTCAGGTCATATCGCACGACGAATTGACGCATGCCCACATAAACAAAATGACCGTCCACGACGATGGAGCTTGGATACAGAATTCCCCAATCCGTGTTTGGGATAAGGGTCGTCTTTTCTTTCTTCAAATTGACGCGCAATAGTGAATTCGTTGTAACGATGAGATAATCACCCGCTCCAACACGGGCAACCACTTCTGGAGAGCTCGACAGAGCAAGGAACTCCTCTGCTTTCCACTCTTCCCCCACCTTGAGGATTTCGATCATTGAACCGCGGGAGCCACCCAGATGAGCCAGCCCCTCAATCGCAAATAATCGATCTCCCTCGACTAAGAATTGATTAATCTGATGATCAGAGAGCTTCTTCCGCTTACTGCCATCCCCGTTAAACCAGAAGACTGCGCCCCCCCATTCCCCTTGGTTGTAAGCCACAATCCAACCGTCCCCGACCTTCGACATACGGAAAGCCTCCGCTTCGGTCTGGTCGAGTTTCACCCGTGTGTTAAATGGTGGAGCTACTCTTTTCTTCTCAAGCAACTGAGTCCTCAAACGAGCTACAACCTTCCCGTTGACCGATTCTACAGTCCAATCATGATCCGATTGATTCGCACGGGCCAAAAACATGTCTTCCAAGTCTAGTGCGTTC belongs to Verrucomicrobiaceae bacterium and includes:
- a CDS encoding aspartate aminotransferase family protein, translating into MGKEYSTTPQTVPHVQTAHRRICTPVPHPDSLPLLERMRQVEPISMRGMPPIIWDKARDIHIYDKYGNQWLDWSSGVLVTNAGHAAPEVCQAMIEQIQSGLIHNYVFPSEERLETEEIIASVSPDGLKKVFLLSSGSEATECAIKLSRAHGIKVGGNTKIGIIGFTRGFHGRTLASQQAGGMAGQKAWIVNEDPAILNAPFPDGYWTEDTSFDTFLKTIADRSLKPENIAGVIMESYQGVGPDFAPVDYVQKLRAWCDQHQVILTFDEVQAGFGRTGKFWAFEHYGVTPDLICCGKGISSGMPISAVIGRQHIMDHFPAGSMTSTHTGNPVCCAAATANIKKILREDLTGNAARLGPILHQRCLAIQQRHPQLIGHVTCAGFVAGLQTILPGKKEPNHDLAHRIIELCYQRGLLLFAPVGAWGQTVKICPPLTTTEEALLEACDVLDTAVDDAVAELYPG
- the dhaL gene encoding dihydroxyacetone kinase subunit L — protein: MFDKLPSTRTYPPAMPKTALLPAEVTAMLIQAADAIIAAEPMLSEADRNLGDGDHGLGMQRGLTAAKEKLSAGGIDSIEKAFSTTGMAMMSSMGGASGAIFGTFFRNGGKALAGRPQLDAAGLAAFFQAGVDGVKQRGGAAVGDKTCVDAMEPAAVRANEVAQSSLADAITAIAAAAESGKEASKAMIAKFGRAKTLGEACIGHPDAGACSVVVIIDAMRDYILA
- a CDS encoding DUF1800 family protein → MKTPRVLRRLTNLSASALLLLVTGPLLAGTDSFSTGPGQGGPDQLCDVWQAIFNGWGLSPTADTDSDGCSNLIESVSGTDPRRPGDCLRVGNTVVSASAVTFHFDSEGGKKYEVVSDTLLTGPYTTVENITSINGVLQSPEVAFYVPAVDSPTGTPTFVTVNKAAGTKRFYKLKVTEVDSDTDGASNWVELHTGLNPDSADSDADGVSDADELLAEVSVEDKVSITSTVTQASEDGPQSGQFTVTRTRALIPATVNFSLSGTATSAADYTAPGTALIFGSGEKSKQVFINPIADSSVEGSESVTATLTTATAGAYVPPVIDPAKNTATVIIGNTTAVSGTGLTARYYDHSSSTYVHAANFGDYGNYQFTRAGSTPNFTGTAVITPTGVSPTRLATLLAALTPNTTQVKFSFNGGNLNTAVYNHQNFLVMAKTAATFTIALPPGAGLPTNSTSTCYFSIQPIHPGLIERLEVVNNDWIYGTPNAGTISHMNVPENYSTTFETYLNPTTAGNYRFQLDADDKARVLIDLNLNGSFDLPGEQVVEHGWDTVATGAPEDGVADDEVIGTFKATPSGSPYALAIPGSPAQRYKMRVEMVETTGSARCRLQWNMDGGTFVNIPQANQFTHTQAMSYSYTSGNVVITPTGGHSLAVGNNVGLSFSSGPLFRPGATSTHNGTLQISAVNGTTTFTVPIPQTTVTLTGATTTAGSATVTVPSVVGLYVGMSVTGTGLPANEFITAIGTTTITITTGTGVTAQTSTDLTCRLGGIPVSIAGASTTAGSQTVLVPSIDGLATGMSITGLGLPTNATISAIGPGMILLSTATGVTTQANTTLTAFLHPTNNVTGSGFVLNNSASTTTGVYNLIYTNTTFSGSPARTGTFNHVTEQNNGVWGTGTPDVALINPDTFSIRWNGQVQPQFTEEYTFIVQADDGCTLKLNGQVQEMKTLPGTNNDGSTYHYDSTTGAILVNYVNARIKPGSFVVGETIRIDPASGNLNQTTANTYTYDAATGVATVNYSAQTTVTPGGYAAGQIVELDPTSGTANTLANLRYTILASPAPTTNTFAVSFGINTFASETAGTATINVTDNRDIVVASVFPAGNATYTYNSADGVTVVDYTAAGLPANTLTTGMQVVLDPTGGNLTNEIYTYKTITAHTGTTFTVGYATGLSNSTSSMLFMAPGVTTVPASQTTAMALTHYAGRNANNSVGNISLEIVNKPLKEWSSMGNERYVRLPVVGGTRYDIQLDYYESTGNARAQLYWMSASQPKQIIPIERLYPENVPQAPPAHVADMTATAMVGGPFSYSVLGSNGGTVTVSGLPDGLSYANGIISGMATTAGDYQILITITNAAGTSTSVLDLHVEAAGGNVMREMWTGIAGTSISSIPLSTAPSSTSNLSSLQAPTDAADDFGARMRGYITAPTTGNYYFWLNASDSAEFWLSNDDETISSFKRATVTGGVTAKSPWMALEQGKRYYFEILHKTGTGSDSLSLGWSKPGEPTTAASEVVPGYVITNYVPPAPGSTPGTLYIATMLSQGGAITNGVGTATMRLSEDESVAYVTFNYSGLTGPVTDWHVHNDPFLTAPSGIIYDGVEPPPGDGPQTDGSHKWTIVGVGALTANDIRELIKQGKAYINLHTAANLNGEIRGNFTLANGSRTFSPPPAPPTWADDSNTDVGAVRFLTQASFGPNIADIAALKALSPSSSSGQYPASRYETWIDAQFAQSASQTLPEVLRTRRADAQGGAQLDETLFFNSWWRNSISNADQLRQRIAFALSEIHVISGQGPLDNRGEAIAFFYDKLNEGAFGNFRDILETTTLTPAMGRYLDMKNNDKPDITVGRIPNENYAREIKQLFSVGLYRQWPDGTLMLTSKDTPIDTYTQREIVGFAHVFTGWTDGYMGAYRTGLNAPANWMGLMREVPARHYTGAKRVLNNEVFPGLPTLSGQPLDPLATHNTTHFNQPAYEQLASQELELSHQQLFDHPNIGPFICRQLIQRLVTSHPSRGYLYRVVQKFNNRGDGVRGDMQAVIKAILLDYEARSPNEITKPAFGKQREPLMRVAAAGRAFRPGTFAGTYSQTGGRTITIDLTPAGTAHKLATGNNVLLEFTPSTGVAPWTGAYGITSVDTDTFTVQATNWMQNTSATAYSIPANSTTCTVTMSNHWLQVGNQFFIDFTSNVGTGSGQLADGVAGLDGAVYTVATNPSATNNGDNGPNFTFQIPVGQVTTAARSGSCMIPRFSPGSLTIAASGLAAPQDRRVTMRTNEDHHLNVGDQVQLNVYGSLATPAPIDQVVTVDTVVDLKTYTFIISSAITGWGNNQGNNSVFQFPLVSQPLTRSGTINSRSSSYFVGSTDGTLEQSPVNADTVFNFFLPEYKFPGSLASQGITTPEFQLTAETTTVRQANFLYDGIFNPGTTNGYSGFRGPNPGGTATTSGENAVTMDYSSWITGNAGTNLGLGTATNTGVPWTHNQNIATLINHMSVLLTSDQLTSATKSRIRNFVSQPIASITPGEVPATDPCIVNTAGPHGYATGQSVCISGVTNGTFSATLNSTSSTRVITVIDEDSDPKTPSARFSVTGLTCTSAPTTAGLTNAHASQVIYNQGSGTPSATERRDRFRAILHLILTSPDFTIQR
- a CDS encoding helix-turn-helix domain-containing protein, giving the protein MPHPRTKVSLETRQEMLKRADAGESYHDLAAAYGISRQRIQILHQRSQDPIWCLPPTNISEIQFAKLCAELEKNAAKRPKKGWSQDHVRQLAYQLFHVNLDMRHRRGDLRVNGVQIGAPLKKDELSTITDPGFRKYLASPLPKPSASEKKSGTRPS